One region of Hydrogenobaculum sp. Y04AAS1 genomic DNA includes:
- the purC gene encoding phosphoribosylaminoimidazolesuccinocarboxamide synthase, with product MNKLYEGKAKIVYENDQDTYIITFKDDVTAFDAIKKDNISGKGHINLEITSFIFELLKAKNIKTHFIKKLSEDSMLVLKATRIDVEVVVRNIAAGSLTKRLGIKEGTSLNPPLVELFYKSDELHDPLICIEHVKLLNLATEEDITFMKQAALKVNDVLKEFFDQLDIILVDFKLEFGKTKDGEIILIDEISPDSCRLWDKKTGEKLDKDRFRFDLGDLKEGYLKILERIKTHS from the coding sequence ATGAACAAACTCTATGAAGGTAAGGCTAAAATAGTCTATGAAAACGACCAAGACACTTACATAATAACATTTAAAGATGATGTTACCGCTTTTGACGCCATAAAAAAAGACAACATATCTGGTAAAGGACATATAAATTTAGAAATAACATCTTTTATTTTTGAGCTTTTAAAAGCCAAAAACATAAAAACACATTTTATAAAAAAGCTATCTGAAGACTCGATGCTTGTTTTAAAAGCAACCCGCATAGATGTAGAAGTGGTGGTAAGAAACATAGCTGCTGGAAGCCTAACCAAAAGACTCGGCATAAAAGAAGGTACATCTTTAAACCCACCGCTGGTAGAACTTTTTTACAAATCCGATGAGCTTCACGACCCTCTTATATGTATAGAACACGTTAAACTTCTCAACCTTGCCACCGAAGAAGACATAACATTTATGAAACAAGCCGCTTTGAAAGTAAACGATGTTTTAAAAGAGTTCTTTGATCAGCTTGATATAATACTTGTGGATTTCAAACTTGAATTTGGTAAAACAAAAGACGGCGAGATAATATTAATAGATGAAATATCTCCAGATAGCTGCAGACTTTGGGACAAAAAAACCGGCGAAAAATTAGACAAAGATAGGTTTAGGTTTGACCTTGGGGATCTAAAAGAGGGCTATCTTAAAATCTTAGAGCGCATAAAAACACATTCATAA
- a CDS encoding adenylosuccinate synthase, with protein sequence MEKLVIVGAQWGDEGKGKIVDLLSKDYETAVRYQGGNNAGHTVIVEGKKYILHLVPTSILHKHTKGIIAQGMVIDLEVLSKEIKDLEVLDIENRLFISDRAHIILPYHKILDRLFEKKSNIGTTLKGIGPTYMMKYARKGIRMVDLKDEDIFFNRLEENLEFTKELCEKVYNERFELNKDEVAEDIFRLFKPIEKNIKNTFKIIQTSKSVIFEGAQGVMLDIDIGTYPYVTSSNSSTLGLSNGTGLHPKYFTDAKFVGVSKAYTTRVGAGPFPTELKDEIGDALRDFGHEYGSTTGRPRRCGWLDLVALKYACDTNGFDEIILTKLDVLDIFDEIKVCIAYENFEDFPSSLKDMENARPIYKTLKGWKATTKAARDKSKLPKEALDYIMFIEDYLNTKVSMLSTGPAREDYLYL encoded by the coding sequence ATGGAAAAACTGGTTATAGTTGGTGCTCAATGGGGTGATGAAGGTAAAGGCAAGATAGTGGATTTGCTATCCAAAGACTATGAAACGGCTGTGAGATATCAAGGTGGAAACAACGCAGGTCATACTGTTATAGTAGAAGGCAAAAAATATATCCTTCATCTTGTGCCCACTAGCATACTTCATAAGCATACAAAAGGCATAATAGCCCAAGGTATGGTTATAGACCTTGAAGTGTTAAGTAAAGAGATAAAAGATCTTGAGGTTTTGGATATTGAGAATAGACTTTTTATAAGCGATAGAGCACATATAATCCTTCCTTATCATAAAATTTTAGATAGGCTTTTTGAAAAAAAATCAAACATAGGCACAACTTTAAAAGGTATAGGCCCTACATATATGATGAAATACGCCAGAAAAGGCATAAGGATGGTAGATTTAAAAGATGAAGATATATTTTTCAATAGGCTTGAAGAAAATCTTGAATTCACAAAAGAACTATGTGAAAAGGTATATAACGAAAGGTTTGAGCTAAACAAAGATGAAGTTGCAGAAGATATTTTTAGGCTTTTTAAACCTATAGAAAAAAATATTAAAAATACTTTTAAAATTATACAAACCTCAAAAAGCGTAATATTTGAAGGGGCTCAAGGAGTTATGCTTGATATAGACATAGGTACATACCCTTATGTAACTTCTTCCAACTCATCAACGCTTGGTCTTTCAAACGGCACAGGACTTCATCCAAAATATTTCACCGATGCTAAGTTTGTGGGTGTTTCAAAAGCTTACACTACAAGGGTAGGAGCCGGTCCTTTTCCTACAGAGCTAAAAGATGAGATAGGAGATGCTTTAAGAGATTTTGGGCATGAGTATGGTTCTACCACCGGAAGGCCAAGAAGATGTGGGTGGCTTGATTTGGTGGCCTTGAAATACGCTTGCGATACCAACGGCTTTGATGAAATAATACTTACAAAACTAGATGTCTTAGACATTTTTGATGAGATAAAAGTTTGCATAGCTTATGAAAACTTTGAAGATTTTCCGTCTTCTTTGAAAGATATGGAAAACGCAAGGCCTATTTATAAGACATTAAAAGGCTGGAAAGCCACCACAAAGGCGGCAAGAGATAAAAGCAAACTTCCAAAAGAGGCTTTAGATTATATAATGTTTATAGAGGATTATCTAAATACGAAGGTATCGATGCTTTCTACTGGCCCAGCCAGAGAAGATTACTTATACTTGTAA
- a CDS encoding proton-conducting transporter membrane subunit has protein sequence MEIVVSIPFIPLVIAALISFVDDKRAIPRISMFFSGLIAIISLIGTAYEFMFHKVIVGFYNTLVFDHLASILVPYVAIIGLVIRKYASNYMWDEKGYKRFFIILNFIFSSIYFMIMANNLIVMFITWQILSLSLYFLISFRVESKDAVRFGSWAITVHRIGDFFFLLGTILTYKVYHTLNLQTLYHIWQTNIEHSTIVNAIALLFVASAMAKSAIIPFYFWLPYTSEAPTPVSALMHAGIVNAGGILLNKIAYLYLSSSIALNTAFFFGILTAIAASVVMLSKPDIKRSLGYSTVGQMGYMIMEAGIGAFSVAIYHLIVHGIFKASLFLESGNVIHLARKDPNIPKNLSYKLFSEETEENRKTIGEIVAIFTIIPIVLFTLIEFLINRVQFQFQAGIIFLAFGWLTSAQLFLSFFKVSKNTSLKTILGLIVSFVFIVLTYEFMGTTFEEYLYGPKYVEFYKAANLSIPYLLILLALLIGVIVFGWAIIYYQSYKDASGTRYEKLKWTFYKIFSRGFFLPDILIRYFKLL, from the coding sequence ATGGAAATAGTGGTATCCATACCATTTATTCCACTTGTTATTGCCGCTTTGATATCCTTTGTGGATGATAAGAGGGCGATACCAAGAATCAGTATGTTCTTTTCAGGGCTTATAGCCATTATAAGTTTGATAGGTACGGCTTATGAGTTTATGTTTCATAAAGTGATAGTGGGGTTTTACAACACCTTGGTGTTTGATCATTTGGCTTCTATACTGGTGCCTTATGTGGCCATCATAGGGCTTGTTATAAGAAAGTACGCTTCAAACTACATGTGGGACGAAAAAGGTTATAAGAGGTTTTTTATAATACTAAACTTTATTTTTAGCTCCATATACTTTATGATAATGGCAAACAACCTCATTGTAATGTTTATAACTTGGCAGATACTAAGCCTTAGTCTTTACTTCTTGATATCTTTTAGAGTAGAGTCAAAAGATGCAGTAAGGTTTGGCTCTTGGGCTATCACGGTGCATAGAATAGGAGATTTCTTTTTCTTGTTAGGGACGATACTAACATACAAAGTATACCATACGCTAAACCTTCAAACGCTATATCACATATGGCAAACCAACATAGAGCATAGCACTATTGTAAATGCAATAGCCCTCTTGTTTGTGGCTTCTGCAATGGCAAAATCAGCTATTATACCTTTTTACTTTTGGCTTCCTTACACATCGGAAGCTCCAACTCCAGTTTCAGCCCTAATGCATGCTGGTATAGTAAACGCTGGTGGTATACTCTTGAACAAAATAGCTTACCTTTATCTATCTTCCTCAATTGCTTTGAATACCGCGTTTTTCTTTGGCATATTAACCGCTATAGCCGCTTCTGTGGTGATGCTCTCTAAACCAGATATAAAACGCTCTTTGGGTTATTCTACAGTAGGACAAATGGGATATATGATAATGGAAGCTGGTATAGGAGCTTTTAGTGTAGCAATCTATCACCTCATAGTACACGGTATATTTAAAGCCTCTTTGTTTTTAGAGTCTGGTAACGTCATACACCTTGCCAGAAAAGATCCAAACATACCAAAAAATCTCTCTTACAAGCTTTTCTCAGAAGAAACTGAGGAAAACAGAAAAACCATAGGTGAGATTGTAGCTATATTTACCATAATACCTATAGTGCTTTTTACACTTATAGAGTTTTTGATAAATAGAGTTCAATTTCAATTCCAAGCTGGTATTATATTCTTAGCTTTTGGTTGGCTCACCAGTGCCCAGCTTTTCCTATCGTTTTTTAAGGTTTCTAAAAATACATCTTTAAAAACCATATTGGGTCTTATAGTATCTTTTGTATTTATAGTTTTAACCTACGAGTTTATGGGTACCACCTTTGAAGAATACCTCTATGGGCCAAAATACGTAGAGTTTTACAAAGCGGCCAATCTGTCTATACCTTACCTTCTTATTTTGCTTGCTTTACTCATAGGTGTTATAGTCTTTGGTTGGGCTATCATATACTATCAATCCTACAAAGATGCTTCTGGCACAAGGTATGAAAAGCTAAAATGGACTTTTTATAAAATCTTCTCCAGAGGATTTTTCTTGCCAGACATTTTAATAAGGTATTTTAAGCTTTTATAA
- a CDS encoding tetratricopeptide repeat protein: MNNIIANIKKSYIIGAVILLVVIGGFFVYEHEYGPEAKYQKGLHYYKDKNYQKALPLFKESAKQGYAPAEAKLGYMYLRGLGVSRDDDKAAYWFKKAAHQGNARGEVGLGYMYLFGKGGVSKDYQKALYWIKKAVKQGDARGENNLGYMYEYGLGVPQDYSKAVYWYKKAAEQGLAAAEDSLGYMYEYGLGVPQDYSKAVYWYKKAAEQGLAAAEDNLGYMYLFGKGGVSKDYQKALYWIKKAAHQGDALGEATLGHMYAEGLGVPQDYSKALYWFKKAAKQGLAQAENNLGYMYAEGLGVPQDYNEAVYWLQKAAEQGLAQAKINLEYIKTKLALMHLFGGY; this comes from the coding sequence ATGAATAATATAATAGCTAATATAAAGAAGTCTTACATTATAGGAGCAGTGATCCTATTAGTTGTGATTGGTGGCTTTTTTGTTTATGAACATGAATATGGTCCAGAAGCAAAATACCAAAAAGGTCTTCATTATTATAAAGATAAAAACTACCAAAAAGCATTACCTTTATTTAAAGAATCAGCAAAGCAGGGGTATGCACCAGCAGAAGCTAAACTTGGGTATATGTATTTACGTGGTTTAGGAGTGTCAAGAGATGACGATAAGGCTGCTTATTGGTTTAAAAAAGCTGCACACCAAGGTAATGCTAGAGGAGAAGTTGGTCTTGGTTATATGTATTTGTTTGGCAAAGGCGGAGTATCAAAAGATTATCAAAAAGCTTTATATTGGATTAAGAAAGCAGTTAAACAAGGTGATGCTCGAGGAGAAAATAACCTTGGATATATGTATGAATATGGTTTAGGAGTACCACAGGATTATAGCAAAGCTGTATATTGGTATAAAAAAGCTGCTGAACAAGGACTTGCAGCAGCAGAAGATAGTCTTGGATATATGTATGAATATGGTTTAGGAGTACCACAGGATTATAGCAAAGCTGTATATTGGTATAAAAAAGCTGCTGAACAAGGACTTGCAGCAGCAGAAGATAATCTTGGATATATGTATTTGTTTGGCAAAGGCGGAGTATCAAAAGATTATCAAAAAGCTTTATATTGGATTAAGAAAGCTGCACATCAAGGTGATGCTTTAGGAGAAGCTACTCTTGGACATATGTATGCAGAAGGTTTAGGAGTACCACAGGATTATAGCAAAGCTTTATATTGGTTTAAAAAAGCTGCTAAACAAGGACTTGCACAAGCAGAAAATAATCTTGGATATATGTATGCAGAAGGTTTAGGAGTACCACAGGATTACAACGAAGCCGTATATTGGTTACAGAAAGCTGCTGAACAAGGACTTGCACAAGCTAAAATCAACCTTGAATATATAAAAACAAAACTTGCATTAATGCACCTATTTGGTGGTTATTGA
- a CDS encoding flagellar biosynthesis/type III secretory pathway protein encodes MDQENKHPQKIDITIRDIIPSFSESAFIRMITGKNYKRVLNSVFPSTKERRVDLLLELEDNSILHIEFQTSNDKDMLYRMLEYYSLIKSHFKDRSLYQKLIYLGEDECNMENSFEDIGISYKYEIIDIKYIQCDSLIESNNIADITFAFLCNVKDRGKLFKKALAKLKELPSKERFDWFKKILTLLSIRPKLSKEIIDFYEEAPMLEISLTIDDIKEWPVVGKLVKELEQEAILKGMLEGELKGKLEGKLEGKLEEKLEDIKRVILTRFGILPEDIENRLSKIEDLEKLNVIFDKSITANSIDEIGKLISETTKR; translated from the coding sequence ATGGATCAAGAGAATAAACATCCTCAGAAGATAGATATCACAATAAGAGATATCATCCCATCTTTTTCAGAAAGTGCATTTATAAGAATGATAACAGGTAAAAACTACAAACGTGTTTTGAACTCAGTGTTTCCAAGCACAAAAGAAAGAAGAGTGGATTTACTTTTAGAGCTTGAAGATAACTCAATACTACATATAGAATTTCAAACAAGTAATGACAAAGACATGCTTTACAGAATGCTTGAGTATTATAGCCTTATAAAGTCGCATTTTAAAGACAGGTCTCTTTATCAAAAGCTTATTTATCTTGGTGAAGATGAATGCAATATGGAAAATTCTTTTGAAGATATTGGTATTTCTTACAAATACGAGATAATAGATATAAAGTATATTCAATGCGATAGTCTGATAGAGTCTAACAACATAGCAGATATAACTTTTGCATTTCTATGCAATGTAAAAGATAGAGGAAAGCTATTCAAAAAAGCTTTAGCTAAATTAAAAGAGCTGCCAAGCAAAGAAAGGTTTGATTGGTTTAAGAAGATATTGACGCTTTTAAGTATAAGACCTAAATTAAGTAAAGAGATTATAGATTTTTACGAGGAGGCACCTATGCTTGAAATAAGCTTAACTATAGACGACATAAAAGAGTGGCCTGTGGTGGGAAAGCTTGTTAAAGAATTAGAACAAGAAGCCATCTTAAAAGGAATGCTTGAAGGTGAGTTAAAAGGTAAATTAGAAGGAAAGCTTGAGGGAAAGCTTGAAGAGAAATTAGAGGATATAAAACGTGTGATATTGACAAGATTTGGGATATTGCCAGAAGATATTGAAAATAGGCTATCTAAGATAGAGGACCTTGAAAAGCTAAATGTTATATTTGATAAATCTATTACTGCCAATAGCATTGATGAGATAGGAAAGCTGATATCTGAAACTACCAAGCGATAA
- the rpsT gene encoding 30S ribosomal protein S20 produces MPNKRQAAKRARRDERRREINALHVSRMKTAIRNFKKLIQAKDLETAKAKLPFVVSMIQHAAAKGSIHKNEAARRVSRVTQLLNKALASNEQK; encoded by the coding sequence ATGCCCAACAAAAGACAGGCTGCTAAAAGAGCTAGAAGAGATGAAAGAAGAAGAGAGATAAATGCGTTGCATGTATCAAGGATGAAAACTGCCATAAGAAATTTTAAGAAACTCATACAAGCCAAAGATTTAGAAACCGCCAAAGCCAAACTTCCTTTTGTGGTAAGCATGATACAGCACGCAGCCGCTAAGGGTTCTATACACAAAAACGAAGCGGCCAGAAGAGTCTCAAGAGTTACACAACTTTTAAACAAGGCTTTGGCATCCAATGAGCAAAAATAA
- a CDS encoding helix-turn-helix domain-containing protein, which yields MSEECPVSITLNILNGKWKLLIIKELLTGKKRFSELKKSMPEVTQKMLTKQLRELEYYGLIERKIYPEIPPKVEYFLTPLGESLKPVLDVLHQWGEEYRATTSHFKANEQA from the coding sequence ATGAGTGAAGAATGCCCGGTTAGTATAACGTTAAATATATTAAACGGCAAATGGAAACTTCTTATTATAAAGGAACTGCTTACAGGTAAAAAGCGCTTTTCGGAACTAAAAAAGTCTATGCCAGAAGTAACTCAAAAAATGCTTACCAAACAACTAAGAGAGTTAGAATATTATGGTCTCATAGAGAGAAAAATATATCCTGAAATCCCCCCAAAAGTAGAGTACTTTCTTACACCTCTTGGAGAGAGTTTAAAACCTGTCTTAGATGTATTGCATCAATGGGGTGAAGAGTATAGAGCGACAACTTCGCATTTCAAAGCTAACGAACAGGCATAG
- the hisC gene encoding histidinol-phosphate transaminase — protein sequence MFSKRIKLLKAYKTETTPCHIKLSSNENPFDLEESVKLELLEVIKNIEFNRYPDPHATKLRQTLSKLYEVEPENIMVCNGSDEAIQYLMLGIGELDEGVLIPRPTFPMYEVIANALGKPIYDVDLDENFQMNKQTLQKALEKKPSIAFISNPNNPTGNLFRDEDIALIRKHTFTVVDEAYYDFCGKTYIKDAIKDDNMAVMRTLSKIGLASLRVGALIGTKEFIREISKLKMPFNVSYTSQAMADYIISNHIDNIKNQIKVLIDERHRLKEALSDIKGIKVYDSCANFFLIKVNDADFIHKSLIQKGILTRNISYLPNLENHIRISIGKKEENDALINALKEIAQQVYL from the coding sequence ATGTTTAGCAAGAGAATTAAGCTTTTAAAAGCCTACAAAACCGAGACAACACCTTGTCATATAAAACTCTCTTCCAACGAAAACCCTTTTGATTTGGAGGAGTCTGTAAAGTTAGAGCTTTTAGAGGTTATAAAAAATATAGAGTTTAACAGATATCCAGATCCTCATGCTACAAAACTAAGGCAAACTCTATCCAAGCTTTATGAGGTAGAACCAGAAAACATAATGGTTTGCAACGGCTCAGATGAAGCCATCCAATATCTTATGCTTGGTATAGGAGAACTTGATGAAGGAGTATTGATACCGCGTCCTACGTTTCCCATGTATGAGGTTATAGCAAACGCTTTGGGAAAGCCCATATACGATGTTGATTTGGATGAAAATTTTCAAATGAACAAACAAACACTTCAAAAAGCCCTTGAGAAAAAACCCTCTATCGCTTTCATATCAAATCCAAACAACCCCACCGGAAACTTGTTTAGGGATGAAGATATAGCACTTATAAGAAAACATACTTTTACCGTCGTAGATGAAGCTTATTATGATTTTTGTGGTAAAACTTATATAAAAGATGCTATAAAAGATGACAACATGGCGGTTATGAGAACTTTATCCAAAATAGGCCTTGCATCTTTGAGAGTTGGGGCTTTGATAGGCACAAAAGAGTTTATAAGAGAAATATCCAAACTAAAGATGCCTTTTAACGTATCCTACACATCCCAAGCTATGGCAGATTATATTATTTCAAACCACATAGATAACATCAAAAACCAAATAAAAGTTTTAATAGATGAAAGACATAGACTAAAAGAAGCCCTTTCTGATATAAAAGGTATAAAAGTGTATGATTCTTGTGCAAACTTTTTCCTAATAAAAGTAAACGATGCAGATTTTATTCATAAAAGCCTAATACAAAAAGGTATTTTGACAAGAAACATATCTTACCTTCCAAACCTTGAAAATCATATAAGGATAAGTATCGGTAAAAAAGAAGAAAACGACGCTCTTATAAACGCTTTAAAAGAAATAGCTCAACAAGTCTACCTATGA
- a CDS encoding tetratricopeptide repeat protein — protein MSKNKIYTILSLSITAIFVAIGFYFLKKHEKEYNEAASYQLSKVDELLQQKNYQGALNQAQFVATHYKKSPMALLAMSYEIGISTLANLPVNDVALSQDISSKAKTLPAKFLYEERAAYGLYKEGKYQQAISILNTIPNNAFNKASALLLEAEAYEKLNDKVKAITVYNDIIKAFPKSYYANVASLRISMLES, from the coding sequence ATGAGCAAAAATAAGATATACACTATTTTATCGCTTAGCATCACAGCTATATTTGTGGCCATAGGTTTTTATTTTCTTAAAAAGCATGAAAAAGAGTACAACGAAGCTGCAAGTTATCAACTGTCAAAAGTAGATGAGCTTTTACAACAAAAAAATTATCAAGGAGCTTTAAACCAAGCTCAATTTGTGGCAACCCATTATAAGAAAAGCCCAATGGCGCTTTTGGCAATGTCTTATGAAATAGGCATATCCACGTTGGCAAACCTGCCTGTGAACGACGTTGCTTTGTCTCAAGATATTTCATCTAAGGCAAAAACATTGCCTGCTAAATTTTTATACGAAGAAAGGGCAGCCTACGGACTTTACAAAGAAGGTAAATATCAACAAGCCATAAGCATACTAAACACCATCCCAAACAACGCTTTCAACAAAGCTTCTGCCTTACTATTGGAAGCCGAAGCTTACGAAAAGTTAAACGACAAAGTAAAAGCTATAACAGTTTACAACGATATAATAAAAGCGTTTCCAAAAAGCTATTATGCAAACGTAGCCTCTCTTAGAATATCGATGTTAGAATCATGA